Proteins encoded in a region of the Paenibacillus sp. E222 genome:
- a CDS encoding N-acetylmuramoyl-L-alanine amidase family protein, translating into MKKTILLLFLSLFLLVVLPHQGNAAASTSKIFLDGEELILPSDVQVTIVNKNVMIPIRVVAENLKFKVDWNQNTRNVKIQQNDKTISLTVDQKQAMVADKQVTLNTAPLILNNTTVVPIRFVSEQMGLNVKWNNKEKIVYLVNTDTSKEPTVEPGNGSGNGSPTSITHVTDIQFANNQLVVSMDGESKPVMTTLKNPDRLVVDLPGAVFGDLSQPLNQNMNGKLDVDAYPNVTEVRYSLFKQDPGQVRIVVELNQVKDVQYSQNIIADKLIIDLNVSGDNVTPVPVNPVGDSGRKVVVIDPGHGGKDPGSTSITNKPEKEYNLALALKVQALLLNEPDIELVMTRDGDTYPTRPERVRLANQLNADVFVSIHGNNVESSPQATGTETFYYQRSSSKELANIIHERLVKAMGLKDRGVKNGNLEVIRDTTMAAVLLEVGFLSNVMDEELMSSDVVQMKAAQAIADGIKEYLGIN; encoded by the coding sequence ATGAAGAAAACGATTTTACTCCTGTTTTTAAGTCTGTTCTTGCTGGTTGTACTCCCTCATCAGGGAAATGCGGCTGCAAGCACGTCGAAAATCTTCTTGGACGGCGAGGAATTAATCCTACCAAGTGACGTTCAGGTGACCATCGTGAATAAGAATGTTATGATTCCAATTCGTGTTGTTGCCGAAAATTTGAAATTCAAAGTCGATTGGAATCAAAATACACGTAATGTAAAGATCCAGCAAAATGACAAAACGATTTCTTTAACCGTTGATCAAAAGCAAGCCATGGTTGCTGACAAGCAAGTTACCTTGAACACAGCCCCACTCATTTTAAATAACACCACGGTGGTACCCATTCGATTTGTCAGTGAACAAATGGGACTCAACGTGAAATGGAACAACAAAGAGAAGATTGTATACTTAGTCAACACCGACACCAGTAAAGAGCCCACTGTTGAGCCCGGCAACGGTTCAGGAAACGGCAGCCCAACATCAATAACACATGTTACCGATATCCAATTTGCCAACAATCAGCTCGTCGTGTCTATGGATGGCGAATCCAAACCCGTGATGACGACTTTGAAGAATCCCGATCGTCTGGTCGTGGATCTGCCCGGAGCAGTGTTTGGTGATCTATCGCAACCGTTGAATCAAAACATGAATGGCAAATTGGATGTGGACGCATACCCCAATGTAACGGAAGTTAGATATTCTCTTTTTAAACAAGACCCTGGTCAAGTTCGAATTGTCGTTGAATTGAATCAGGTGAAGGATGTACAGTACAGCCAGAACATCATCGCCGATAAACTGATTATCGATCTGAATGTTTCGGGAGATAACGTCACACCCGTTCCTGTAAATCCTGTAGGCGACTCGGGACGCAAGGTCGTTGTCATCGACCCAGGCCATGGGGGTAAGGATCCAGGTTCGACCAGCATCACCAACAAACCCGAGAAGGAATACAATCTGGCATTGGCTCTTAAAGTACAAGCACTGCTTCTCAATGAACCGGATATCGAATTGGTGATGACTCGTGACGGTGATACTTATCCCACTCGCCCGGAGCGTGTTCGGCTCGCCAATCAATTAAACGCGGATGTATTTGTATCTATCCATGGCAATAATGTGGAGTCCTCACCCCAGGCAACAGGTACGGAGACGTTCTACTATCAACGCAGCAGCAGCAAGGAATTAGCCAATATTATTCACGAACGTTTGGTTAAAGCCATGGGGCTCAAAGACCGTGGTGTGAAAAATGGCAACTTGGAAGTGATCAGAGATACGACCATGGCTGCAGTACTTTTGGAAGTGGGATTCCTGAGTAATGTTATGGATGAAGAACTGATGTCTTCCGATGTTGTTCAGATGAAAGCCGCTCAAGCGATAGCAGATGGGATTAAGGAATATCTGGGTATAAATTAA
- a CDS encoding iron ABC transporter permease: protein MKPVVVDNNRIFRRVGVILALFLLTISIGVPLLLIFWQSVYPDGQWDWMAPIRTITGQHLSGVLLNSVWLGICVVAVTTLLALPLAWMMAKTRMGQHRWVDVILMIPFMTPPYIGSMGWILFMQKGGYLQQWVPSAASWSELFFSFWGMVLIMSLHLFPFLYLLLRDAIIRIGGNLEEAGAVHGGRAGYRFRRIILPLLLSSYGMGIMLVFVKTIAEFGTPATFGRRIGYYVMTSEIHKYISSWPIDFGKATSLASVLLSVCLVMWYMQSAMSRKFTYRLVGGKGQRSKRYSLRGGAGWLCGLYLALLLILSVGIPYFSIIAASTMKLRGAGLSFDNLTLDHYRELLSWGSVSMKAIGNSLGLSLAASTVAVIIGTGLALAIGKSSSFMQRVIDLFSLLPNTVPGIVMVVGLILFWNSPWMPFTLYNSYGMVVLTYVVLFLPYTVQYVKSSFTQIDGTLFQAGQVFGGRPLYILRRILLPLIIPGMLAGWMMTFTIATRELVGSLLILPPSMQTSATYIFAQFEQGQVSLGMAMAVVTVGMTVLMLLGIEVLNSKRKWNAS from the coding sequence GTGAAACCTGTTGTAGTAGACAACAACCGCATTTTTCGGAGAGTGGGCGTGATTCTGGCCCTCTTTCTGCTAACGATAAGCATTGGTGTACCGCTCTTGCTGATTTTCTGGCAAAGTGTGTATCCGGATGGGCAATGGGATTGGATGGCTCCGATTCGAACCATTACCGGTCAGCATTTATCCGGGGTGCTGCTGAATTCCGTCTGGCTGGGGATCTGCGTGGTCGCTGTAACAACGCTGCTGGCATTGCCATTGGCGTGGATGATGGCCAAGACCCGCATGGGTCAGCATCGCTGGGTGGACGTGATCCTGATGATTCCGTTCATGACCCCGCCGTATATCGGCTCCATGGGATGGATTCTGTTTATGCAAAAAGGGGGATACCTGCAGCAATGGGTGCCCTCCGCTGCGAGCTGGAGTGAGTTGTTCTTCAGCTTCTGGGGCATGGTGCTCATTATGAGCCTGCATCTGTTCCCTTTCCTGTATCTGTTGCTTCGGGATGCCATCATTCGCATTGGAGGCAATTTGGAAGAAGCGGGGGCGGTGCACGGGGGACGTGCAGGATACCGATTCAGACGCATTATTTTGCCACTGCTGTTGTCTTCCTATGGCATGGGGATCATGCTCGTCTTTGTCAAAACGATTGCGGAATTCGGAACACCGGCCACCTTCGGGCGCCGTATCGGTTATTATGTCATGACCTCTGAGATCCACAAGTATATCTCCAGTTGGCCGATTGATTTTGGCAAGGCTACCTCGCTTGCATCGGTGCTGCTGTCGGTCTGTCTGGTGATGTGGTACATGCAGTCTGCCATGAGTCGAAAGTTCACGTACCGTCTGGTAGGGGGCAAGGGGCAGCGTTCCAAACGATACTCCCTACGTGGCGGAGCGGGTTGGTTGTGCGGGTTGTATCTCGCGTTGCTGCTGATTCTGTCGGTGGGCATTCCGTATTTCTCCATTATTGCTGCATCGACCATGAAGCTTCGCGGTGCGGGATTGTCCTTCGACAATCTGACGCTGGATCACTACCGGGAATTGCTGTCCTGGGGATCGGTCAGTATGAAAGCAATAGGGAACAGCCTGGGGCTGTCACTGGCAGCTTCGACGGTTGCGGTTATTATCGGTACAGGTTTGGCACTGGCCATTGGTAAATCGTCTTCCTTTATGCAGCGTGTCATTGACCTGTTCAGTCTGCTGCCGAATACGGTACCTGGCATTGTCATGGTGGTGGGTCTCATCCTGTTCTGGAATTCACCATGGATGCCGTTCACCCTGTACAACTCGTACGGAATGGTTGTTCTGACGTATGTGGTACTTTTCTTGCCGTACACGGTGCAGTATGTCAAATCAAGCTTCACCCAGATCGACGGAACGTTGTTCCAGGCGGGTCAGGTCTTTGGCGGAAGACCGTTATATATTCTGCGGCGCATTCTTCTGCCTCTGATTATCCCCGGTATGTTGGCCGGTTGGATGATGACATTCACCATTGCCACGCGGGAGCTGGTAGGTTCACTGTTGATTTTGCCTCCATCGATGCAGACATCGGCTACGTATATTTTTGCTCAATTTGAACAAGGTCAGGTGTCATTGGGAATGGCGATGGCCGTGGTTACTGTCGGTATGACAGTACTGATGCTGCTCGGCATCGAAGTTCTGAATTCGAAGAGAAAGTGGAATGCATCATGA
- a CDS encoding N-acetylglucosamine kinase encodes MRVYVGVDGGGTNTDAAIISESGEIVARLSGGPTNPHSVPLEQALSELQRVLEQLFNLKSDLSTNCEGICLGMSGVDTIQERQLIADTVNNYMKSRNQRGSEGCPVWVVSEGEIALMATLGHTHGVLCISGTGSIVYGFTLEGERYRAGGWGHLLGDEGSGYRIGQRALQVVMQSYDGVLPPTRLTPLLLKKLKLRDISELKTRVYQMDWGKTETASIARLAIEAAESGDKAARALIIDEASQLADTAKALIARHPEFASTQVVLSGSLFRYAALFRNTFIQKLSGYYGKLDFVYREDAPDPVVGAAQLARRRCSLNESF; translated from the coding sequence TTGCGAGTATATGTAGGCGTAGATGGAGGCGGTACCAATACTGATGCAGCAATCATTTCTGAATCTGGCGAAATTGTCGCCCGGCTCAGCGGCGGTCCCACGAATCCTCACAGCGTACCACTGGAACAGGCCCTTTCCGAACTGCAACGAGTGCTGGAACAGCTATTTAATCTAAAAAGTGATTTATCGACAAATTGTGAAGGTATATGCCTCGGCATGTCAGGTGTAGATACGATTCAAGAACGGCAACTTATAGCCGACACAGTAAATAATTATATGAAGAGCCGCAATCAACGGGGATCAGAGGGCTGTCCAGTCTGGGTTGTATCCGAAGGAGAAATTGCTCTGATGGCCACTCTCGGACATACTCACGGTGTATTATGCATCTCTGGAACAGGGTCCATCGTGTACGGATTTACGCTGGAAGGCGAGCGATATCGTGCAGGAGGCTGGGGTCATCTGCTCGGAGATGAGGGGAGCGGCTATCGTATTGGGCAGCGTGCACTTCAAGTGGTTATGCAGAGCTATGACGGTGTTCTTCCTCCCACCCGTTTAACCCCGCTTCTTCTAAAGAAACTGAAACTTCGGGATATCTCGGAGCTAAAGACACGGGTGTATCAGATGGATTGGGGCAAAACCGAGACCGCATCCATCGCCCGTCTGGCTATAGAAGCAGCTGAATCCGGGGATAAGGCCGCCCGGGCACTGATCATCGATGAAGCCTCACAACTGGCGGATACCGCCAAGGCGCTGATTGCCCGTCATCCCGAATTTGCATCTACTCAGGTTGTCCTGTCCGGATCATTGTTTCGATATGCTGCACTTTTCCGAAATACATTTATCCAGAAGTTATCGGGATATTATGGAAAGTTGGATTTTGTATATCGTGAAGATGCCCCCGATCCAGTGGTTGGCGCAGCACAACTGGCAAGAAGACGCTGTTCCCTGAATGAATCATTTTAA
- a CDS encoding anhydro-N-acetylmuramic acid kinase → MDTGSYPMWEQYRLKREHYIIGLMSGTSLDGTDAALVRILTDDSGALQKITLVDFVCVPYSNELREVLIRLCSPETARVDELTAAHFGVSEWYAHSVSELIRSSGIRSGQVDAISMHGQTVWHAPVASAFPGPVGESLPVVSTLQIGECAVVRERTGLPVIGNLRARDMAAGGEGAPLTPYADALMFRSPEEGRLVQNIGGIGNVTVLPSASSNEGISAFDTGPGNMVMDAIVRQATGGRQHYDPNGSIAAQGKFNQDLVDLCLDDTYFKRLPPKSTGREVYGAAYAARLMEMAAARSLSLEDTLATATCLTAETIVRAVKDFILPKVHISAMLACGGGTSNATLMEMIRQRLPEDIRLERTADYGIPDDAREAIGFALLGHEALMGRTNTLPAVTGAKHAVISGHLTL, encoded by the coding sequence ATGGATACAGGCAGCTATCCGATGTGGGAGCAATATCGCTTGAAACGGGAGCATTACATCATTGGACTGATGTCAGGCACGTCCCTCGACGGGACGGATGCGGCATTGGTGCGTATTCTGACAGATGACAGCGGGGCATTGCAAAAGATCACTCTGGTTGACTTCGTCTGCGTACCGTACTCCAATGAATTGAGAGAAGTGCTGATTCGACTATGTTCACCGGAGACGGCACGTGTGGATGAGCTGACGGCTGCACATTTTGGCGTATCGGAGTGGTATGCTCACAGTGTCAGTGAGCTTATTCGATCCTCAGGAATCCGATCCGGGCAGGTGGATGCAATCAGCATGCACGGACAGACCGTATGGCACGCACCTGTAGCTTCGGCTTTTCCAGGGCCAGTAGGCGAGAGTCTTCCAGTGGTGTCCACGCTGCAGATTGGCGAATGCGCCGTTGTACGTGAACGAACGGGCCTGCCAGTGATCGGCAATTTGCGGGCACGGGATATGGCGGCTGGCGGAGAGGGCGCGCCACTTACCCCTTATGCCGATGCGTTGATGTTCCGCAGTCCGGAGGAAGGGCGACTGGTGCAAAATATCGGAGGTATTGGCAACGTTACGGTGCTGCCATCAGCGTCTTCTAATGAAGGTATCTCGGCTTTTGATACGGGACCTGGCAATATGGTGATGGACGCGATCGTACGCCAGGCGACGGGAGGGCGGCAGCACTATGATCCGAATGGAAGCATCGCCGCACAAGGAAAGTTCAATCAGGATCTGGTAGATCTGTGTTTGGACGATACCTATTTCAAAAGGCTGCCTCCCAAGAGCACCGGACGTGAAGTGTACGGTGCGGCATATGCAGCACGCTTGATGGAGATGGCCGCAGCGCGTTCCTTATCCCTTGAAGATACGCTGGCTACTGCCACCTGTCTGACCGCGGAGACGATCGTGCGAGCAGTGAAGGATTTTATCCTGCCCAAGGTGCACATCTCGGCCATGCTCGCCTGCGGTGGTGGCACTTCCAATGCCACGTTAATGGAGATGATCCGTCAGAGACTCCCGGAAGACATCCGTTTGGAGCGAACAGCGGACTATGGTATACCGGATGATGCCCGCGAAGCGATTGGATTTGCCCTCCTTGGCCATGAGGCACTCATGGGCAGAACCAATACACTCCCGGCAGTAACCGGCGCGAAACACGCCGTAATATCGGGCCACCTGACACTGTAG
- the murQ gene encoding N-acetylmuramic acid 6-phosphate etherase, with product MNHMLNSLLTEQPNPLTDHIDELPSAEIMELINKEDQRIAELIQPLIPVIAQAADLILEAFQSGGRLFYVGAGTSGRLGILDASECPPTYGTPPSMVQGIIAGGFRAVKDPVEGAEDSEELGAADLDEHGLDENDVVVGIAASGRTPYVLGAMRHAKEIGATVISLSNNAGTPMTLLADVSIEAVVGPEVVMGSTRMKAGSAQKMILNMLTTTAMIRLGKVYRNFMVDLNPSNEKLVHRAKRMIHLATGANEADIEQAFAGADGHVKTAIVMLMAGVDAVEAQRRLDLADGFVRSAIVGPS from the coding sequence ATGAATCACATGCTAAACTCACTACTAACGGAACAACCCAATCCATTAACAGATCATATAGATGAACTACCTTCGGCAGAAATTATGGAGCTAATTAATAAAGAGGATCAACGGATTGCGGAGCTCATTCAGCCCTTGATTCCGGTCATTGCCCAAGCGGCGGACCTGATCTTGGAGGCCTTTCAGTCTGGCGGCAGGCTGTTCTATGTAGGCGCAGGTACCAGTGGACGATTGGGAATACTTGACGCTTCGGAATGCCCGCCTACCTACGGAACCCCGCCCTCCATGGTGCAGGGTATTATTGCAGGAGGATTCCGGGCAGTGAAGGACCCGGTGGAAGGTGCTGAAGATAGTGAGGAATTGGGAGCTGCGGACCTTGATGAACACGGCTTAGACGAAAACGATGTCGTGGTTGGCATTGCAGCCAGTGGGCGAACGCCGTATGTGCTGGGTGCGATGAGACACGCCAAGGAGATCGGAGCTACGGTGATCAGCCTGAGTAACAACGCAGGTACACCGATGACCCTTCTGGCTGATGTGAGCATCGAGGCTGTTGTTGGCCCGGAGGTTGTCATGGGATCAACACGCATGAAGGCCGGCAGCGCCCAGAAAATGATTCTGAACATGCTCACCACTACCGCCATGATTCGTCTAGGCAAGGTTTACCGTAATTTCATGGTCGATCTGAACCCTTCGAACGAGAAGCTTGTCCATCGGGCCAAACGCATGATCCATCTGGCAACCGGAGCGAATGAAGCGGACATTGAACAGGCTTTTGCCGGTGCAGACGGTCATGTAAAAACGGCAATCGTCATGCTGATGGCAGGCGTGGACGCGGTGGAAGCTCAGCGAAGACTGGATCTGGCTGACGGATTTGTCCGCAGCGCCATTGTGGGGCCTTCCTGA
- a CDS encoding MurR/RpiR family transcriptional regulator, whose translation MKGGLVRLRALMDDLTPSERKIGAYILDHPQETVQSSVAQLSERSGGSPAAIIRLCKSLGVTGFQELKLKIAGDLQTGEQYQYTEIRPQDSMESIIQHVSANNIQSVKDTVHILDPRLVEQAVDVLHRANRVFFYGVGASNLIALDAHYKFMRINRTSFSFADPHMQISSATTLREDDAVVCISYSGETSNVISCLKHAREGGAATISITKWGSNTLSSLADVPLMITSTESDIRSGATSSRIAQLNVIDILYLAIASRDYNQSVEYLEKSRQAILEHK comes from the coding sequence ATGAAAGGTGGACTTGTACGTTTACGCGCATTAATGGATGACTTGACTCCGTCAGAACGGAAGATCGGAGCTTACATTCTCGATCATCCTCAAGAGACGGTTCAGTCCTCGGTGGCACAGCTGTCTGAACGGAGCGGTGGCAGCCCGGCTGCCATTATCCGTCTCTGCAAATCACTGGGTGTAACGGGTTTTCAGGAGCTGAAGCTGAAGATTGCCGGAGATTTGCAGACAGGTGAACAATACCAATATACGGAGATTCGTCCCCAGGACTCCATGGAGAGCATTATTCAGCATGTGTCCGCAAATAATATTCAATCGGTGAAGGATACCGTTCATATTTTGGACCCGCGTCTGGTGGAACAGGCAGTGGACGTGCTCCATCGGGCGAACCGGGTCTTTTTCTACGGGGTGGGGGCCTCCAACCTGATTGCGCTGGATGCACACTACAAGTTCATGCGAATCAATCGCACAAGCTTTTCGTTCGCCGATCCGCATATGCAGATTTCGTCCGCAACGACGCTTCGCGAAGATGATGCGGTGGTATGTATCTCATATTCAGGGGAGACTTCGAACGTGATTTCCTGCCTGAAGCATGCTCGTGAAGGCGGCGCTGCAACGATTAGCATTACCAAGTGGGGGAGCAATACGCTCAGCAGTCTAGCGGATGTGCCCCTGATGATTACTTCCACCGAAAGCGATATCCGAAGCGGAGCAACTTCATCACGAATTGCACAGCTGAACGTAATCGACATTTTGTATCTGGCGATTGCCAGCCGCGACTACAACCAGTCGGTGGAATATTTGGAGAAGAGCCGGCAGGCTATTCTGGAGCATAAATGA
- a CDS encoding ABC transporter substrate-binding protein: protein MLGMKTRKRSAMLLLSAVMSISLFGCSTGNSTTGNAGQAAGEGSTATASAETTKPAGGKLVLYSAGPQKLADNIISGFTAKTGIEVEMFQGTTGKILARMEAEKSNPVADVVILASLPSAQALKADGLTLPYPDAENADKLNKDWSDADGNYFSSSASALGIVYNTKLVSTPPTSWAELATPAWKDVVNIPDPTLSGSALDFITGYLSVNGDKGWDLLDSYKANGVAMAGANQEALDPVITGAKSIVAAGVDYMAYSSKAKGEPLDIVYPEEGTVISPRPAAILKSSQNVENAKAFIDYLLSDEAQKLVADAYLIPGREDIEATNRANLKDIPQLKVDWNWMSEHGDETAARFSETFK from the coding sequence ATGTTGGGTATGAAAACACGGAAAAGAAGCGCAATGCTGTTATTATCAGCGGTAATGAGTATCAGTTTGTTCGGATGCAGCACAGGTAATTCAACTACCGGGAATGCGGGTCAAGCTGCTGGGGAAGGCAGTACGGCTACTGCATCGGCGGAAACAACAAAACCAGCCGGTGGTAAGCTGGTTTTGTACAGTGCAGGACCTCAGAAGCTGGCGGATAACATCATCAGCGGATTTACAGCCAAGACGGGCATTGAAGTGGAGATGTTCCAGGGCACGACAGGCAAAATTCTGGCTCGCATGGAAGCTGAAAAATCCAACCCGGTAGCGGACGTGGTTATTCTAGCCTCCCTGCCTTCGGCACAAGCACTGAAAGCAGATGGACTGACACTCCCATATCCTGATGCGGAGAATGCAGACAAGCTGAACAAGGACTGGTCGGATGCCGACGGCAACTATTTTAGCTCCAGTGCTTCCGCACTCGGAATTGTCTACAATACGAAGCTGGTGTCTACGCCACCAACCAGTTGGGCTGAGCTGGCAACACCTGCCTGGAAAGATGTTGTGAACATTCCTGATCCTACGCTGTCCGGTTCCGCGCTGGACTTCATTACGGGTTACCTGAGTGTAAATGGAGATAAAGGCTGGGACTTGCTGGACAGCTACAAAGCCAATGGTGTAGCGATGGCAGGAGCGAATCAGGAAGCACTTGACCCGGTCATTACCGGAGCGAAAAGCATCGTAGCAGCTGGTGTGGACTACATGGCGTATTCCTCCAAGGCCAAAGGTGAACCGCTGGACATCGTATATCCAGAGGAAGGAACTGTAATCAGTCCAAGACCGGCAGCGATTCTGAAATCGAGTCAGAATGTGGAGAATGCCAAGGCATTTATCGATTACCTGTTGTCTGATGAGGCACAAAAGCTTGTTGCAGATGCTTACCTGATTCCGGGTCGTGAAGACATCGAAGCGACTAACCGGGCGAATCTGAAAGATATCCCGCAGCTTAAAGTGGATTGGAACTGGATGAGTGAACACGGAGATGAGACAGCGGCACGGTTCTCCGAGACTTTTAAATAA
- a CDS encoding MBL fold metallo-hydrolase, whose amino-acid sequence MIKLKVWGGAGEHGRSAYLLRGSRVQLLLDCGVKKEGAGEYPLIEPEIVKELDVVLLSHAHEDHSVAIPLLYKMGYQGEVWTTRETREQLDTYFRAWRRNMERTGHTLPYEEGDEQLIRYRFLEDEAEGGTWFEMVPGVSVVWGRSGHLAGSVWFGLEMEDKRIFYSGDYTSESMLLQEDCPADVFWQARVPRNRRGLDAPVSQHWKSDIRTVVNGGHALAGKPSASQTLPFAASEGVLRSHVSAGRPVEQGDAYAVSKGVEVIHASSSGLLDLAIMDAAYGTDCDTQANKLEQLEQAIHETIARGGKVLMPMPSVGRGQEIMLWAQQQLPDVPIVVEQGLVDGLKQLLRAPYWLKEEEEHISGSVKEAIERFLRGYGWEMPVTKEDRERLLHQHAASLWFIPDGMMQSSLARWYYSQFADDEHNLVLLTGHVSAGTYAYRLLQNPAKHGACEVRKIRYKVHQGWKDVERMLHQVPARHTVLVHAERAETDKLREGLLSEKSVSGKGILHSLSPGDELHL is encoded by the coding sequence ATGATCAAACTGAAGGTATGGGGCGGCGCCGGGGAACACGGGCGCTCTGCCTATCTCCTGAGAGGGAGCCGGGTTCAACTTTTGCTGGATTGTGGCGTGAAAAAAGAAGGAGCCGGCGAGTATCCGTTGATTGAACCGGAAATCGTTAAAGAGTTAGATGTGGTTTTGTTGTCTCACGCCCATGAGGATCATTCCGTCGCTATTCCATTGCTTTATAAGATGGGTTATCAGGGTGAAGTATGGACGACGCGTGAAACCAGAGAGCAATTGGACACCTACTTCAGAGCTTGGCGAAGAAATATGGAGAGGACAGGACACACCCTCCCATACGAAGAAGGCGATGAACAATTGATTCGCTACCGATTTTTGGAGGACGAAGCCGAGGGTGGAACCTGGTTTGAAATGGTTCCTGGCGTCTCGGTGGTGTGGGGGCGCAGTGGACACCTGGCAGGATCGGTATGGTTCGGGCTGGAAATGGAGGATAAGCGTATATTTTATTCCGGTGATTACACCTCCGAATCCATGCTTTTGCAGGAAGATTGTCCAGCGGACGTATTCTGGCAGGCAAGGGTACCACGTAACAGGCGGGGGCTTGATGCTCCAGTTAGTCAACATTGGAAATCGGATATACGAACCGTCGTGAATGGTGGGCATGCCTTGGCAGGAAAGCCATCCGCGTCGCAGACTCTCCCCTTTGCTGCATCCGAAGGGGTGTTACGATCCCACGTATCAGCAGGTAGACCTGTGGAGCAAGGGGATGCCTATGCCGTATCCAAGGGAGTAGAAGTGATCCATGCATCTTCATCCGGTCTTCTGGATTTGGCGATTATGGATGCTGCCTATGGAACAGATTGCGATACGCAGGCCAACAAGCTGGAACAGCTGGAGCAGGCCATTCATGAGACCATTGCCCGGGGTGGAAAGGTGCTAATGCCTATGCCCTCAGTGGGTCGTGGTCAGGAAATCATGCTGTGGGCACAGCAGCAGTTACCGGACGTTCCAATTGTCGTGGAACAAGGGCTGGTGGACGGTCTGAAGCAGCTTTTACGTGCTCCATATTGGCTAAAAGAAGAGGAAGAACACATATCGGGCTCTGTAAAGGAAGCAATTGAGCGTTTTTTGAGGGGTTATGGTTGGGAAATGCCTGTAACAAAGGAAGATCGAGAGCGGCTACTGCATCAACATGCTGCCTCTTTGTGGTTCATTCCGGACGGGATGATGCAGTCCTCTCTTGCTCGCTGGTACTATAGCCAGTTTGCGGACGATGAGCATAATCTGGTACTGCTCACTGGGCATGTCTCTGCCGGCACCTATGCTTACAGGCTGTTGCAGAATCCTGCAAAACACGGAGCGTGCGAGGTACGGAAAATTCGTTATAAGGTGCATCAGGGTTGGAAGGATGTCGAGAGAATGCTGCATCAGGTTCCTGCGAGGCATACGGTACTTGTACATGCGGAACGGGCAGAGACGGATAAACTGAGAGAAGGCTTACTCAGCGAAAAATCGGTCTCGGGGAAAGGGATTTTGCATTCGCTATCTCCTGGAGATGAGCTGCATCTCTAA
- a CDS encoding GerMN domain-containing protein, whose translation MKTKLGCALVLSFLMIVGIGCAQKPVSESGSAEPAVQGGQSPNPSETKVDLGTMNIQAVDVYFADAQVLELEKKEQEIEYKDDSEKYKKTFEALQNNTDSELVSLWEKVELLSLQYGEGKVTLDVHIPDEAKLGTSGELLALDALTQTMFQYDEVESIDILVDGEALDSLMGHSELEHPIQREP comes from the coding sequence TTGAAAACGAAATTGGGATGTGCACTCGTCTTATCCTTCTTAATGATAGTTGGCATTGGTTGTGCTCAGAAGCCAGTCAGTGAATCCGGATCGGCCGAACCTGCTGTTCAGGGGGGACAGTCACCAAACCCATCCGAAACAAAGGTGGATCTGGGCACAATGAACATACAAGCGGTTGATGTGTATTTCGCAGACGCCCAGGTACTGGAACTTGAGAAAAAAGAGCAGGAAATTGAATACAAAGACGATTCCGAGAAATACAAAAAAACATTTGAAGCTTTACAAAACAATACCGATTCGGAGCTCGTATCCCTCTGGGAAAAAGTCGAATTGCTCTCCTTACAGTACGGCGAGGGCAAAGTTACTTTGGATGTTCATATTCCGGATGAAGCCAAATTGGGAACCAGTGGCGAGCTGCTTGCATTGGATGCGCTGACCCAGACGATGTTTCAATACGATGAAGTAGAAAGTATCGATATTCTGGTGGACGGTGAAGCCCTCGATAGCTTGATGGGCCATTCAGAACTGGAGCATCCTATTCAGCGGGAGCCTTAA